The window GCCGGCTCCATGTCGCCGTATGGGGAATCGGCAGTGAGGTTCTGCGGCGGGCCGCCGTCCAGCGAGCCAATGAAGATATCCAGGTCGCCGGCGCGGGTGGACTCAAAGGCGAAGCGGCGGCCGTCCGGCGCCCAGGCCGGCATGCCGTCGAAGGCCGGCGAATCGGTCAGGCGCGTCAGCTCGCCGCTGTGCAGGTCCAGCAGATAGATTTCCCAATTGCCATCGCGGTGGGACTGGAACAGCAGTTGGGAGCCGTCGGGCGAGAAGGCTGGCGCCAGGTCCGGCTCCGGATGGTCGGTCAGCCGGCGCAGGTCCGTGCCGTCGGGGCGGATGGAGTAAATGTCCCAGTTTTGCCCGGTGCGGGCGGCGAAGGCGATGCGCGGTTCGCCGGCGGGGGACTGGGCCAGGGCGTGGAGCGGCAGGCCGGCGGCGATGATTAACGCCAGGGCGAACGCGACATAGAACATGGTTGTTGGTCGGCGGATACGGCGATGTGCCATGATGTGCCTGACAGCCTCTCTTGCGGGCGGGATGCGCCGGCATTGTACCCCAGGAAGTGCAACTTGTCCATTTGGC of the Anaerolineae bacterium genome contains:
- a CDS encoding PD40 domain-containing protein encodes the protein MFYVAFALALIIAAGLPLHALAQSPAGEPRIAFAARTGQNWDIYSIRPDGTDLRRLTDHPEPDLAPAFSPDGSQLLFQSHRDGNWEIYLLDLHSGELTRLTDSPAFDGMPAWAPDGRRFAFESTRAGDLDIFIGSLDGGPPQNLTADSPYGDMEPAWSPDGTTIAFSSWRYGDKDLFFMRPDGQDVRQITNSHTG